A stretch of Dryobates pubescens isolate bDryPub1 chromosome 35, bDryPub1.pri, whole genome shotgun sequence DNA encodes these proteins:
- the SORT1 gene encoding sortilin, translated as MGPRRAALGLALGLALAAAAALGLRVPARHRARFPRGSNGLAAAGGGEACGGLRGDPAALGNNTHQCIFDDLSGSVSLSWVGDSTGVVLVLTTFQVPLVIMSFGQSKLYRSEDYGKTFKDITGLINNTFIRTEFGMAIGPGSSGKVILTGDVSGGSRGGRIFRSSDFAKHFVQTELPFHPLLQVSYHPHNANYLLALSTENGLWISKDFGESWEEIHKAVCLAKWGSNDVIFFTTYLNNSCKADLGLLELKRTNDFGRTFKVIGTKIYSFGLGGRFLFASVMTEKGSTRRIHVSLDQGESWNMAQLPSVGHEQFYSILAANDDLVFMHVDEPGDTGFGTIYTSDDRGIVYSKSLERHLYTTTGGETDFTNVTSLRGIYITSVLSEDNSIQSVITFDRGGEWVPLRKPKNTTCDSTARSKEECSLHIHASYSISQKLNVPMAPLSEPNAVGIIIAHGSVGGAISVMSPDVYISDDGGYTWARMLEGPHHYAILDSGGLIVAIEHTSQPVNVIQFSTDEGQCWYQYSFSAEPIFFTGLASEPGARSMNVSVWGFRGSFLSRQWVSYTIDFSQLLARTCEDKDYIIWLAHSSNSSDPSDGCILGYKEQYRRLRKSSLCHNGRDYVVTKQPSVCPCTLEDFLCDFGYFRPENHSECVEQPELKGHDLEFCLYGRRELLRTSGYRKIPGDKCAGGESPSREEKDMKKKCTSNLLSPGQLAASPSSVPIVLAVVAVLLLSAAAGTLLVKKYICGGRFLVHRYSVLRQQAEANGAEGLEGLGSASCATKGGYHDDSDEDLLE; from the exons ATGGGCCCGCGGCGGGCGGCGCTGGGGCTGGCGCTGGGGCTGGcgctggcggcggcggcggctctgGGGCTGCGGGTACCGGCACGGCACCGGGCACGGTTCCCTCGCGGCAGCAACGGGCTGGCGGCGGCCGGAGGAGGAGAGGCCTGCGGCGGCCTGCGCGGAGACCCAGCCGCCCTGGGCAACAACACGCACCAG tgcaTCTTCGATGACCTCAGCGGCTCCGTGTCCCTGTCCTGGGTTGGGGACAGCACCGGG gtggTCCTGGTGCTCACCACCTTCCAGGTGCCGCTGGTGATTATGAGCTTCGGGCAGTCCAAGCTGTACCGCAG tgagGACTATGGGAAGACCTTCAAGGACATCACCGGGCTGATCAACAACACCTTCATCCGCACCGAGTTCGGCATGGCCATCGGCCCCGGCAGCTCCGGCAAG gtgATCCTGACGGGGGACGTCTCGGGGGGCAGCCGGGGCGGTCGCATCTTCCGCTCCTCCGACTTCGCCAAGCACTTCGTGCAGACAGAGCTCCCCTTCCACCCGCTGCTGCAGGTCTCCTACCACCCCCACAACGCCAACTACctgctggccctcagcaccgag AATGGCCTCTGGATCTCCAAGGACTttggggagagctgggaggagatCCACAAAGCTGTCTGCCTGGCCAAGTG gggtTCCAATGATGTCATCTTCTTCACCACCTACCTGAACAACTCCTGTA AAgctgacctggggctgctggagctcaaGAGGACCAACGACTTCGGcaggaccttcaaggtcatcggcACCAAGATCTACTCCTTCGGCCTGGGGGGTCGCTTCCTCTTCGCCTCTGTCATGACAGAGAAG ggcagcaccaggcgCATCCACGTCTCCCTGGACCAGGGGGAGAGCTGGAACATGGCTCAGCTGCCCTCCGTGGGCCACGAGCAGTTCTACTCCATCCTGGCTGCCAACGACGACTTGGTCTTCATGCACGTGGATGAGCCTGGAG ACACCGGCTTCGGCACCATCTACACCTCGGACGACCGCGGCATCGTCTACTCCAAGTCGCTGGAGCGCCACCTCTACACCACCACGGGCGGCGAGACCGACTTCACCAACGTCACCTCCCTGCGGGGCATCTACATCACCAGCGTCCTCTCCGAGG ACAACTCCATCCAGTCTGTCATCACCTTTGACCGCGGGGGGGAGTGGGTGCCCCTGCGGAAGCCCAAGAACACCACCTGTGACTCCACAGccaggagcaaggaggag tGCAGTCTCCACATCCACGCCTCCTACAGCATCTCCCAGAAGCTCAACGTCCCCATGGCTCCGCTCTCCGAGCCCAACGCCGTCGGCATCATCATCGCCCACG gcagcgTGGGGGGGGCCATCTCCGTGATGAGCCCTGACGTCTACATCTCCGACGACGGAGGCTACACCTGGGCCCGGATGCTGGAGGGGCCTCACCACTACGCCATCCTCGACTCAGGGGGGCTCATCGTGGCCATTGAGCACACCAGCCAGCCTGTCAACGTCATCCA GTTCTCCACGGACGAGGGGCAGTGCTGGTACCAGTACAGCTTCTCGGCGGAGCCGATCTTCTTCACGGGGCTGGCCTCGGAGCCCGGCGCTCGCTCCATGAACGTCAGCGTCTGGGGCTTCCGCGGCAGCTTCCTCTCCCGCCAGTGGGTGTCCTACACCATCGACTTCAGCCAGCTGCTCGCCAGGACCT GCGAGGACAAGGACTACATCATCTGGCTGGCTCACTCCAGCAACAGCAGCGACCCCAGCGACGGCTGCATCCTGGGCTACAAGGAGCAGTACCGGCGGCTGCGCAAGTCCTCCCTCTGCCACAACGGCAGGGACTACGTCGTCACCAAGCAGCCCTCCGTCTGCCCCTGCACCCTCGAGGACTTCCTCTG tgacTTTGGCTACTTCCGGCCGGAGAACCACTCCGAGTGCGTGGAGCAGCCGGAGCTGAAGGGCCACGACCTGGAGTTCTGCCTCTACGGGCGGCGAGAGCTGCTGCGCACCAGCGG gTACCGCAAGATCCCTGGGGACAAATGTGCAGGGGGGGAGAGCCCCAGCCGGGAGGAGAAGGACATGAAGAAGAAATGCACCAGCAACCTCCTCAGCCCCGGGCAGCTG GCAGCCTCGCCCAGCTCCGTGCCCATCGTGCTGGCcgtggtggcagtgctgctgctgagcgcCGCGGCTGGCACCCTGCTGGTCAAGAAGTACATCTGTGGGGGCAG GTTCCTGGTGCATCGCTACTCGGTGCTgcggcagcaggcagaggccaACGGCGccgaggggctggaggggctgggcagtgccagctgtgccaccaaGGGAGGCTACCACGACGACTCCGACGAG gACCTCCTGGAGTGA